The proteins below come from a single Esox lucius isolate fEsoLuc1 chromosome 7, fEsoLuc1.pri, whole genome shotgun sequence genomic window:
- the taf9 gene encoding transcription initiation factor TFIID subunit 9 — MASPKTVPKDAQVMIQILKDMGITEYEPRVINQMLEFTYRYVTTIIEDAKIYATHAKKNNVDADDIRLAIQCRMDQSFTSPPPRDFLLEVARQKNQTPLPLIKPYTGPRLPPDRYCLTAPNYRLKSIQKKVSSSAGRITVPRLSVGAVSSRPSTPTLGTPSMQSVTTKVGTPVSLSGQRFTVQIPSSQTAASKSSTPSTPTVQNVHINPSLIGSKNILITTNMVSQNLANDSLKRKHEDDDDYDAL; from the exons gttaTGATCCAAATCCTCAAAGACATGGGAATAACTGAGTATGAGCCAAGAGTGATTAATCAAATGCTGGAATTTACTTACA GATATGTTACAACAATTATTGAGGATGCCAAAATCTATGCAACGCATGCCaaaaagaacaatgtggatGCAGATGACATAAGGCTGGCGATTCAGTGTCGAATGGACCAGTCCTTCACCTCCCCACCACCAAGAGAT TTCCTTCTGGAGGTAGCTAGGCAGAAGAACCAGACCCCTCTGCCCTTGATTAAGCCATACACTGGGCCCCGCCTGCCCCCAGACCGATACTGTCTGACCGCTCCTAACTACAGACTCAAGTCTATACAGAAAAAG GTTTCTTCATCTGCGGGTAGAATTACAGTGCCTCGTCTCAGTGTAGGGGCTGTTTCCAGCAGGCCCAGCACACCTACCCTTG GCACTCCCTCAATGCAGTCAGTCACGACCAAAGTGGGAACGCCGGTGTCGCTGTCGGGGCAGCGCTTCACTGTTCAGATCCCATCCTCGCAGACTGCAGCTTCCAAGTCCT CCACACCATCCACCCCAACAGTTCAAAACGTCCACATCAACCCCTCCCTGATCGGCTCCAAGAACATTCTCATCACCACCAACATGGTGTCACAGAACCTGGCCAATGACTCATTGAAGAGGAAGCACGAAGACGATGACGACTATGATGCATTATGA